A window from Spiroplasma endosymbiont of Aspidapion aeneum encodes these proteins:
- a CDS encoding ABC transporter permease, translating to MIKAVLKFEMIRFFKQPINIIFSIIMPILLLVLMNSLTQKYVKDYNIADYYLPMFMIILSIIFVLTTIPMPWIVGRLYKEFKLICISRLGIKKYILLLFAFNLILFFSEGFILFIISLIFFKLNITFLSILDIFIVPFISFCCCFSIAMVIPNFSKTIKGTMSMSMLVLYVIMLISGVTIPIFVFPDWWKYIQIIIPIGGCAKVSYDLLTNSANYFDILYISIQLLYISVFTVLFVKKLYAQI from the coding sequence ATGATTAAGGCTGTTTTAAAGTTTGAAATGATTAGGTTTTTTAAGCAACCAATAAATATTATTTTTAGTATAATAATGCCTATTTTGCTTCTGGTCCTAATGAATTCTCTGACACAAAAATATGTGAAAGATTATAATATTGCTGACTACTATTTGCCAATGTTTATGATTATCTTATCAATTATATTTGTTCTTACCACAATTCCTATGCCCTGAATTGTTGGGAGATTATACAAAGAATTTAAGTTAATATGTATTTCTAGATTGGGAATCAAAAAATACATATTATTGTTGTTTGCATTTAACCTAATATTATTTTTCAGTGAAGGATTTATTTTATTTATAATATCGCTTATATTTTTTAAATTAAATATTACATTTTTATCAATTTTAGATATTTTTATTGTTCCTTTTATATCATTTTGTTGTTGCTTTTCAATAGCAATGGTTATTCCCAATTTCTCTAAAACAATTAAAGGTACTATGTCAATGTCAATGCTCGTTTTGTATGTCATTATGCTTATAAGTGGTGTTACAATTCCTATTTTTGTTTTTCCAGATTGGTGAAAATATATTCAAATTATTATCCCAATTGGGGGATGTGCTAAAGTATCGTACGATCTTTTAACAAATTCTGCAAACTACTTTGATATTTTATATATTTCAATCCAACTTTTATATATAAGTGTATTTACAGTATTGTTTGTTAAAAAACTTTATGCACAAATTTAG
- the truB gene encoding tRNA pseudouridine(55) synthase TruB: MISNSGVLLIDKEMGLTSHDVLVKLKKKFNLKKIGHAGTLDPIATGLLVVLINQATKISDFLLNEQKEYIFKMKFFLETDSLDISGKILKEEVPYKLSKKNVASVIEKFNGYIYEQEPPVFSAIKVKGKKLLNHVLDNTIETIEIKKRTVEIDKLELIKYYKKTNEIELRVLCSKGAYVRSLCRDIAFDLGTIATVSQLRRIKSGVFSINDAKTIADVKETDLISLYSTIEMNNYALLQYANERDIIHGKRIKLINIKEDLVFIINKNHDVLAIYERVVRDTYECKRGFIND; the protein is encoded by the coding sequence GTGATAAGTAATTCTGGTGTATTATTAATTGATAAAGAAATGGGTTTAACAAGTCACGATGTACTTGTAAAATTGAAAAAAAAATTTAATTTAAAGAAAATAGGGCATGCAGGGACTTTGGACCCAATTGCAACCGGCTTATTAGTTGTGCTTATAAATCAAGCAACTAAAATTTCTGATTTTCTTTTAAACGAACAAAAAGAATACATATTTAAAATGAAATTTTTCCTTGAAACAGATTCTTTAGATATTAGTGGGAAAATACTAAAAGAAGAAGTACCATATAAATTATCTAAAAAAAATGTTGCTTCTGTAATTGAAAAATTTAATGGCTATATATATGAACAAGAACCACCTGTTTTTAGTGCAATTAAAGTTAAAGGTAAAAAGTTGTTAAATCATGTTTTAGATAACACAATTGAAACAATTGAAATAAAAAAAAGAACTGTTGAAATTGATAAATTAGAATTAATTAAGTATTATAAAAAAACAAATGAAATAGAACTTAGAGTTTTATGTTCAAAAGGGGCTTATGTTAGATCTCTTTGCCGAGATATTGCTTTTGATTTAGGGACAATTGCAACAGTTAGTCAATTAAGAAGAATAAAATCTGGTGTATTTTCAATAAATGATGCTAAAACCATTGCAGATGTAAAAGAAACTGACCTTATTAGTCTCTATTCTACGATTGAGATGAATAATTATGCACTTTTACAGTATGCAAATGAAAGAGATATTATTCATGGGAAAAGAATTAAATTAATTAACATTAAAGAAGATCTAGTCTTTATTATTAATAAAAACCACGATGTTTTGGCAATTTATGAACGAGTTGTTCGAGATACTTATGAATGTAAAAGGGGTTTTATTAATGATTAA
- the rpsO gene encoding 30S ribosomal protein S15: MVNKERKIELISKFGKSKTDSGKAEVQIAIITEDINNLTAHLAIHKKDIICRRSLLMKVSKRRHLLSFLLKNDVERYKKIIAELNLRK; encoded by the coding sequence GTGGTTAATAAGGAAAGAAAAATTGAATTAATTTCCAAGTTTGGTAAAAGCAAAACAGATAGCGGTAAAGCCGAAGTCCAAATTGCGATTATAACTGAAGATATTAATAATTTAACTGCACACTTAGCGATTCATAAGAAAGATATCATTTGTCGTCGTAGCCTTTTAATGAAGGTTTCTAAAAGAAGACATTTACTATCATTCTTATTAAAGAATGATGTTGAGAGATATAAGAAAATAATTGCAGAATTAAATCTAAGAAAATAA
- a CDS encoding ABC transporter ATP-binding protein, with protein sequence MIKIKDLNYDVNTNLKIKIDNFVFEDGNVYGIIGNNGAGKSTFIDLILGFHKNKTKDNFLFTRNYIKGCIF encoded by the coding sequence ATGATAAAAATTAAAGATTTGAATTATGATGTTAACACAAATTTAAAAATAAAAATTGATAATTTTGTGTTTGAGGATGGAAATGTTTATGGGATTATTGGTAATAATGGTGCAGGTAAATCAACGTTTATTGATTTAATTTTAGGATTTCATAAAAATAAAACAAAAGATAATTTTCTATTTACTAGAAATTATATAAAGGGTTGTATTTTTTAA
- the miaA gene encoding tRNA (adenosine(37)-N6)-dimethylallyltransferase MiaA, whose protein sequence is MTKIIAIVGPTASGKTKLSIEIAKRYNGQCVNFDSTQLFSGTDIATNKITDSEKDGIVHHMLSVKKVNQTIDVVEYRNITREIINKLLNKKISPILVGGTGYYLLGVVKNYTFFGCKRKEDISKQFSKLNQKEVNELLFEDLLIKGTDNKRILRKYQLKQEVDMSKINFQQEEEYIYKNLVIIGLNPDREKLYQRINDRVLELVKIGLFDEIKKAYLDNDKNKDAQALKCIGGKEIIAYLNNQLSYEDAITAMQKNNRNYAKRQITYFKNKFQDKIKWFNHQFLDIDRVYADIFSYIDSLD, encoded by the coding sequence ATGACAAAAATTATTGCAATTGTAGGTCCAACGGCTAGTGGTAAAACAAAGTTATCAATTGAAATTGCAAAAAGGTATAACGGTCAATGTGTTAATTTTGATTCCACACAATTATTTTCTGGAACAGATATTGCAACTAACAAAATAACCGATAGCGAAAAAGATGGCATAGTCCACCACATGCTATCTGTTAAAAAAGTTAATCAAACAATTGACGTGGTTGAATATCGCAACATAACAAGAGAAATAATTAATAAACTTTTAAATAAAAAAATATCCCCAATACTTGTTGGTGGAACCGGATATTATCTTTTGGGTGTAGTTAAAAACTACACATTTTTTGGTTGTAAAAGAAAAGAAGATATTTCAAAACAATTTTCAAAGTTAAACCAAAAAGAAGTTAACGAACTTCTTTTCGAAGATCTTTTAATAAAAGGAACTGATAATAAAAGAATCTTGCGAAAATACCAACTAAAACAAGAAGTAGATATGTCAAAAATTAACTTTCAACAAGAAGAAGAGTACATTTATAAAAACCTTGTTATCATTGGTTTAAATCCAGATAGAGAAAAACTTTATCAAAGAATAAATGATAGGGTTTTAGAACTAGTAAAAATTGGTCTATTTGACGAAATAAAAAAAGCATATCTTGATAATGATAAAAATAAAGATGCTCAAGCATTAAAATGTATTGGGGGAAAAGAAATTATTGCTTATTTGAATAATCAACTAAGTTATGAAGATGCTATCACTGCGATGCAAAAAAATAATCGAAATTATGCAAAGAGACAAATAACATATTTTAAAAATAAATTCCAAGATAAAATAAAATGATTCAATCACCAATTTTTAGATATTGATAGGGTATATGCAGATATTTTCTCTTATATTGATTCATTAGATTAG